The window CCGCGTTTCATCCGTAGACGTTTTCAGGTGTTTGAATTCACTGATAATCCCATACACCGTTCGTACCGATTGATTAGGAAAACTGGGCAATAATGACGTTTGATAGGTAAAGGCCCCCGACTTCAGTAACATCTGCTCGGGAGTGATATGTGCATTGCTGCACGTTACTGTCACTTCATACCGCCAAGGTTGACTGAGGGCCTCTTCAGATTCAAAGCTCAGTACATCTAAGAAATCAGAACAGTCCTGAACCGTTAAATGATAACGGGCGTGAGAAACTGCGTTCTTCACCGTTTGTGTTAATGCATTGATGACTGAATTAGGCATATTCTATTCCCTCAGAAATGGACACGAAGTGAAAGTAAAGACGAGGCGATTACACTACTGACAACAATTGATTGAGCCATGTTTGACCGCCCCAAGTGATGGCGGTAATACCAATAAGCAACAATGCACTCCAAAACCCGAAAGAGCGCATCAATTTTAGACTGAATTTTTGATGATACTGGATAACTAACGGCAAAGTAGACTCCGGCGGTGATATCTGTGCAGTCAGTTTATCCATTAATAATTTTCGCTCGGGACTTAGCGCTTCAGTTGTAGCCTCGTGGGCGCTAAAACCGAGCATTAAGACGCGATGGAAGCAGGTTAATACGGCATCGTTCGGTTGAGCCTGCCCCAACACTGAGCGAATACGATCCCATAATGCTTCCCCTGCATCCAACGATGAAAAATAGCGCGCTTGTAAGGGGGCAACTCGCCAAGCATAGAATGCGTCACCTTCTTCATCACCCCGAGCCAATAGTTCCATCGCGGTTTTATCCAATAATGCACACTGTGCATAGATAATGTGCTCAATATTCTCGGGAGCTAGTTTTGTTTGGCCCAATGCACTTTTTACGACATCAATTTGTTGACAACACGTATCGTAAAGGGACTCTGAATCGTGGTCATACCGACCGTATTTTAGCTGGGTCACCATCAACCAGGTTTTTGCCATGAGTTTATCGATATCGATGTATTGGTTCATGAGCGTAATACCGCAAACAGTTCTAGCTCTAAGAAACCAAATAAAGATGGCACATACAGCATACAGACACCTTCTTCCAACATTTCACGCATCTCCGGAGCCTCCATATCCAGCGCAAAGTATTGGTTTTCCATGCGCACAGGGAGTGCCGCAGGCACTCGGTCAACCGGTGTGAGTGGAATACCATTTAATGCTTTACTGTAAAGTGTATTAACCGTATCAGGCGCACCAATTTTGCACAGCGTTGGGAATTTTTCGGCAATTTCCCACGCGGTTTTATCAGAACGAACAGACAGATAAAAATCCGCTTCCTCTCTAAGCCTGAGGTCATGCAATGAAGCTCGCCAAGTTTGTGGGTCTGGGTGCGTCATTTCAAGCGCAATCACGCGTGAAGGCAAGCTGGTTTCTAACAAGGTACTGAGCAAGTCAAACAAAGGTGGGAACGTATTTTCTAGGTCGTCATGGACATAGGCAGGAATGGTTGCAAGATCATGCTCTAACGAAAAGGTTAATAAACTCCCCGCCAGACGCGTCAATTCAGCCCAAATGATTTCAGGGTGGCGCTGTGGGTAACGTTCATAATTCATCAGAACATTAGCATGGGAGTTTAAGGCGTTTAACAACCAAAATAAGGAAACATCAGCGACGGCAAAATCGGCTAAACGTTCATTGCTTTCTCGACGCATTGCCATCAGTCGTTGGCAACGAGAGCGTATTTGCCGATTCAGCAAGGCTAACCGTTCTTGTAGCTCTCGACTCGCAGAAAATTGAGTCATCGGAGGAATAAACTTTCTATCTATAATCCACCCTCCCTGACCATCACGAGTTAGACGCGCAATGGGACACGTTTGCCAAGCTTCATTATTTTCATGTTGAAAACGAATAGCGATATTAAAGCGAGCAACGGCCATGGATTCATCATCTTGACCAAATAAGTCCGACACATTCACCCACTCTTCACGATAGCGTAACGCGCGTTCTGAAAAAGCCCCTTTTTTTTGAACATTCACGATCCCTTGCTGGAGAAGTGGCAATGCTAACACAATAACAAGACTGTCTGTTTGAGATAACGCGGCTGAATTTAATTCTCGGGGCTCAGGAGTGATATCACTGACTTGCGTATCGACTAATGCCCCATCAGGTAACCATGCCCTTAATTGGTGAACTTGTAAACGACCAGACGACAAGAGCGATTCGTCAAGTTCCACTGTTTCTATCCTCCAAGTAAAGGGAGAGGATAAACCTGAAACACCTTGGTTTGTAAAGTCTTCCCACTGAGCTTGTTGTTGAAATTGTTGCGGAGAGAGCAATGCCCCTTCATTCCATAATGGGCGGTAAATTTTCATTTTATGATCCTTTTAAGCAAAGATAATCGGCATGTTAACTCGTTTTTCTAATGCGACACGAAGGTGAGATAGGCGTTCAACAACTCTCGAAAATGAAATATTTCTAATATTTTGATACGCTACCGCCCTTAGCTGTCACCCAAAGCCCATAAGGTTAAAATAATCTATTGTTGTCCAAATAAATCAATCCAGATTAATAAAAATGCCATTTTAAAACGTCCGCCCCCCATCAAATGATGAATTCGATTGATAGACAGACTGAGATTAAACGACCATATCCTAAATACACTATTCAAATCATAGGGATTAACGGATAAGCCAGCAATTATTTTTATTAATTTACCTTATGTAATGATGAATACGCATAATAAGCGTTATAGACTAGCTGAACTAGAAATAAAATGTATTGTAAGGTAACAGAATGAAATACTCTGGAGTGAAGACGAACTTAAGAAGGTATGTTAGCGCATTCAATGCTGTGTTGTATGTTATCAATTAGAAAAATAACGTAAGAAAATTTAATATATTATACCTATACTATGAGTGAAGAATGTTTCTTTCCAGTTTCTCAATACGATGCTTACTTTCATGATTCGCCTCAGTATTGCGTGATAAGCATCAGAGATAGATGGGATAACGAAGCCAGTATGTAGAAAATGATGATCGACTTTATCTGTGATTTTTTCTAACTCTCCCGCTATAAGCCCAGTAGAATTCACTCATGTAATAGGTTCAAACGCATATAGAAATAACTGTTTTTCAATGCGTTTTCTTGGTTTCATAACAATCTAACAATCCCCTCTTTAATTTAGAGATTTAGCAGAGCAATTAATACAGGCTTGACCGACAGAGGCTAGTAGCGGAGGTAGCTAGGCAACTGAACAACACTTACCGGACGCAATCCGTGGAAAATTCAGCACGTAACGATTTTGGGCAATATATCAGTGATATTGTTGGTACTTTAATCGACATCATTCCCTTGTCACCACTGATAAAAAATACGATTAGTACAGTCAAAAATAGCATCGTATCTGTTGCTAAATCCCTGTAGAGCCTGTTCTTTTAACTTCTTACGTTAACTCACCGTTTAACCTTGCCGTAAATCCCTGCCGTGATTTTGTTGTTATTTTGTTGTGATTTTGTTTCAGCCTTACTACTCACCATAGATAACCCATTGATTTATTGGGTAATACATATTTGCATCACGGTAACTTATACTAAATAGTAACTATCTGCGCCCCTGTTAGCTGATAACCATTAAACCATTCATAGCGACCTGTAACCTTGGCTTTGTTTTCTTTCTGGCAGGTCATTAGCTCCAGCGCGTTAATATTGAATGCCACTAGATTTAATGGGTACGGGCTACGCTTGTCACTCTCCGCCTGAATAGTCATTGTGGCCATAACTTTACCTGTGCGGTTCTAACTCTCTCAGAGGCTTTTATTACCGTTCCTGACGTGTTGATCCTGATTGATTTCGCTTTTCTCATTTTTGGTTTATTCATCTTGATACCATCACAATATAAGCCACCGGTTAAAATATAATTCAGGTAGGATTCTGTGTGTATAGATAATCAATCTAATTATCAGAGGTGATCGAAACGTTAATTTAACCATGATGATACGGGATTATCCTGTATGTGGCTATAACCTGTTGATTATACTTAATTCCGTTAAAACGACGGAATCAAAATACAACTAATTGATAACGTTTAATTCAGTCACAAAACCAGATTAACGCTCATTGGTCATCGTTTCAGTGACCAATGGTAAGAGGTGGCAACACATTGTTTTTATTGCGAGAGGTCACAGTGACCACTAACCTTGTCACAACTCATTGATGTAACTACTAACGGTCAAATTGATCGCCAGAAACCTCACCGTAATCTCACCGTTATCGGCTTAATCCTCCCCGTAACATCCCCGTTTAATCTTGCCGTAGTTCGTTATTGTTGCTATCTATCTTTCCCTCATTAGTGAGGGCAACATCAATTTTATAATATTACGTTATGTCCACTCCCCTTTAATTGAGACACACCAATTTAGCGTTTTCTAACTGTTGACGATAGGCCTCCGGTGGGAGGTGATTTAAACTTTCATGGGTTCGATTTTGGTTATAATCTTGCAGCCAAAACCACGCTAATTCTCGCACTTGGCTTAATGGTTCAAATAAATACGCATTTAAAAACTCACGACGGAACGAACCATTAAAACGTTCGATAAACCCATTTTGCTACGGTTTTCCCAGTTGAATATGGCACAGAAAAATTTGGTTATCTTCACAATAATTCAATAAGTTAACTGAAATGAGTTCAGGACCATTATCGACTCGGGTCTGTTTCGGCAACCCTCTTTCGGCTTTCACGCGTTCCTTCATCAATAATATTGAGGGTTCTGAAGCGTTTGCCGCAATATAAACTGTCGTGCATAAAATCCAATGCCCATTGAATATTCGGGACTTTCTCTATGACTAATGGTCTTTTTTCACGCTTCGGAAGCACTTTTTTAACCCGTCGTTTCAGATTTAATCCTAATTCACAATAAACGCGATAAACTCGTTTATGATTAAAAGGATAACCTTGAAATCTCAGTCGAAAATAGCATTTCCAGAATCCCGACTGTGGAGATTTAGCTAAAACGGATTGTATGGCATCGATGACGATTTTATCTTTCTCTAATTATAGCTGTCTTATTTTAGGGGAAGTGGACAATGCCAGTAGAAAGCGTGATGATGTAAAGAGATTGTGGGTGGAATGTTCTAAAAATAGCAGGAGCATTTAAGCACCACATCCACAATAATATATGGTGCTTGTGAGTTAGTCGTGTAAGTCAATTAGTATTCATTTTTTTAATTGTTCTTGATAATGCTGAATCTTAAGTTTTAAGTTACTTAAGTGTTCATTCAAAGATAAAATTTGCTTTTCAAGGTTAGCGTAGTGTTCAGTCAGCAAATTCATTCTCTCAAGTGAGGTAGATGAGCCTATATTTCTTAGTATCGAGTATTCTTTAATCTTTTTTAAAGGCATACCCGTTTCTTTTAAGCGAGTAATAAACTTAACCCACTCAATATCATCTTCAGAATAGTACCTATGATTATTGGTTTGCCTAGATGATTTCAATATTCCTTCTTTTTCATAGTATCTAAGGGTGTATATGGTGAATCCGGTTAGTTGTGCAAACTGACTGATTGAATAATTCATGTATTACCTAGAAATTCCTTGACCTAGAGTTAACTCTATCTTTTACCATTTTGAGACTTTTGTCAAAGAGGGTGTGTTATGAAAAATAAACATTATGCGGTCGTTACAGGTGCGAGTTCAGGTATTGGACGTGAAATTTCAATAAAATTAGCTGAACGCGGGTTTAATATTATTGCAGTAGCGAGGCGAGACTCCTTGTTGAATGAATTGAAAGTCGAATTAGGCAAGATTAATGAAGGCATTGAGGTTGTCACAAAATCATGTGATTTATCTATTATCGATGATGCTATTTCACTTTATGAAGAGCTGAAAGTTTTTGATATTCGAGTATGGGTAAATAACGCTGGTGTTGGGTATTATGGGAAAGCATTTTCTCAGCCAATAAAAGATACAAAAGCTTTATTAAATTTGAATATTAATACACTCGCGATTTTATCGTTAATGTTCGTGCGCGATAACCAGAATATTGATGGTTCACAGCTGATCAATGTAAGTTCAGCAGGAGGATACACTATAGTACCTACAGCCGTTACCTATTGTGGTTCGAAATTCTTTGTCAGCTCTTTTACTGAGGGGGTGGCACATGAATTATTAAACTTAAACGCTAAAATTAAAGTTAAACTACTGGCTCCGGCAGCTACTAAAACAGATTTTGGTCGAGTTGCTAACGGGGTAGAATATTATGATTATGATAAGGTGTTTGGTACATATCATTCTAGCGAGGAATTAGCTGATTTCTTCATTCAGCTATATGATTCAAATAATGTTGTTGGATACGTCGATAGAGAAAGTTTTAGCTTTAAATTACTAGATAATAAAATGCCTTACGCGAACAACAACAAATTTAATCAAAAAATATAAGTACGATGAAACCGCCAAGGCATAAGCCGAGGCGGTTATATATAATTGGCCTTATCAACGAAAGGGAGCACCAAATATCACATGAAAAAATCATGATAAGTGACTTTAAACGTTGATGATTTAGTGACACGTTAGGACAATAGTTTTTTGGACATCGTATAGGGGCTAATGTGGATAGAATTATTTGATTTTAGAGTAATAAATAAAATGAAAATATAAATTTCTATCCTTAGGGGTGACGCTAATTATGAAAAGAGAGCTAAAAATAACAAAACAAAATTCACATGCGTTATTAAATTAATAGTGTACGAAACCGCCGGATTGGTACATATAGTTATAACCATGTACGAAAACTAGTATAGTTAATTTCATACTCGAAATATAATTGATACATTCATTTCGTATAGGCAATTTAATTATGGATACACCGCTTTGGGTGTATCAAATGTTGTTAAGCCAACCATCATTAGTTAGCCTCCAAGCGCTGGACTAGCCAACGCTGAGCCAACTCAGTTAGTTGAGCCTTTCTCTGCGCTGTAGGTGTATCTAAGTCAAGGAAAGCACAATTACGAGCCTCTAAGTAGGCTAGTAGTTTTAACTGCTCTGTACTCATGTTATCTCTGATTTCTTTAGACTTAATGCCTTTGCTTTTAGCCCATTGAGTAGGGTTGACACCAAGTATCAATTTATTGATAAAACGTGACTCATTGCTATACGCAAAGCCTTTCTGGTTGTCACCTGTGCGCTCAATATAGCCTTTCATCGCCTCGGCCATATTTTTATGATCTTCACATGCAGCAACACGATTTTTGCGCCAGTCCTGCATAGCGGCTTTATGTTCTTCTGGCGCGGCTCTGCGCAGTCGCTCCTCACATTCGATAAAATATTGGCGTGCTAATTTGCCCTGGTCATTACGTTCAACCATAGACAGCTCTTTTCCCATGTTGAGGCTGACAATATAGTCATGCTCGAATTGCTGCCTAAATTTTGTGCTCCCCCGTTTTGGTGAGCTCAAATTTTCCACAACGATATAATCGATATTCTCAACAAAGCCATATTGTTTAATTCGCCCTTTAATCCAGCTAGTATAGTCACGACCAACTTTTAGAAATGAATGTAATTTACGACTACTCACTGATTGAATTTCTTTCCCGTTAATACGGTTATTAATAACAGGAATTAAATAATCAAATGTACCCGCTAGCTCATTTTCAGGCAGAGTGCCCCCCTGACCAGTTATGGCCATATTTTTATTTTTCATAAGTTTTGCCCTTTTATTTAGTTAATTAAGAGCTGTCGCGACAACACGGGATAGCTTGACTAAATTTGTCTGCAAATACTCGCAAAACCGTACATGAATATAAAAAACATTATTTTGCGTGAATTTGCACAGATACTGTGATAGCCCTTTTAAACTTAAATAGTCATTTCCAAAATTGTAATATTTTACTTTTACATCAATAGGATAAATAAAATCAGAAATAACATTTAGAATACTTTCTTCCCTGACTTTAGGGTTAGAGAAGCCCTGACCCATTACGGCCATTTTATTTTTCATATTGCTATTTCCTTATTATTCGACTGGGTAAAGCGATAAAATCAGATCTGATTGATGGATAGAAATTCCGTCATACCCACCAGCACAAGCTCGGCTATTGATAAGATCAATAATCTTCTTTGCATCTTTCTGGTTACGAATACGGTAACGATAATGCGACCCTATCCCGTCTGGGTTCGGTTCGTCAGTACGTTCTAAGTTAATATTTAATTTACGCTCCAGTTCTGAAAAGTAATTACGGCCTGATGATAAGCGGCAATACTTTAAAATATCGTTTTCGGTAGAACCGTTATAGGCAGATAAAAAATATTTCCATGCTTTGATTTTTTTCGGTGGGTTCTTTGATAGAATAGATGCTGTCGCGTTATCCTGAGAAGCCACCTGTAGCGGGTGGTTTTTCTTTTCCATTATGCCACCTCACCAGTGCGTGATTCAGCAATCTTATTTGCTACCCACTCATCCACTTCCGATTCAATGAAAGCAATAGAGCGAGTACCAATTTTTACTGATTTAGGAAATTGACCTGTTTCGATAAGGCGATAAATCCACGCTTTGCCATAGCCAGTACGACGCATAACTTCCGGTAAGCGAATGAGATTTTCTTTTAAGGTTGTTACTGTTGGCATGTTGCCCCCTGCTATCTGTTTAATGATACGCCTTAATAGACGTTCGTAGATCTCAGGGGTTATTGAAGCGCATTAATATAATAATTTCATACTGCTACCATGTATAGTGTACCCTCTACGCCGTACAAGGTACGCTGTACAGTGTAAAAACTATAATTTGATTTGATTCTCTTTCGAGTAAAGCAATATCCAATTCCTAATAGTTACAGTTGAATAAAAATAACTCTGTTCCTCTAGCCATGTCACATAATACTCTGCCGCTTTTTGCGTAGACTTAAAATTGTTTTTATTAATTTTCCAGTCAGAACACACTAAGCTTTTAGCTTCTCTATTTTTTTTATGCCTACTATTAACAGCTTTATCAATATTCTTCCTTTGTTGTATTTCAATCTTTTCATTGTGCCCCATTAATTCATCCAACCTACCTTTAAGTGTTAAATTATCAGATAAAACCTCAGATAATTTATCCTCATGCTTTTTATCTAAATATGCCTCATTCATGAACATTGCTGATTTCCCTATTTTTAAGAAAATATCGCATATATAAAAAAATGATAATGTCTTTCTCTCAGAATTATTATCAAATTCATCTGTCATTCTAATGACATCGGCTATTAGAGATAAAGTCAACGCGGCGAAATATTCATAAGGTTCTGCGTCAGTAAATCCTTCATCTGATTCGTTATCTGGCAACCACTCTAAAGTATCATATAGAGCATCTATCTCATCAGTATTTTCAGGTGTTGGAATATCACCTAAATCCGAATCATCACCAATAAAAACCCAATGAACCCCATACCTATCTGACTCGTTAGCAAATGGGTATATGTCAACATATTCATATTCACGGGCATACCTCACTTCTTGCCATTTTTCTTCTTCCAGTTCAGCTATAGCCTCATTTTTTTTATCTTCAAAATATACATCTATAAGTTCAAAAATGAGTTTTTGCACTGTTATAATTTGAGAGTCAGTTCTGTTATTTTTTTTTAGATGATATCTAGCTGAATTAGCAAATTCTGATAATTGCTCAAATCTATAACTAGGGATAATGCCTGATAATGGTGAAAACTCATCAACCACAACGCCACCTCACGCCCTCATTCTGTAGGAGCTATGCCAGCTAGTAGAGGTGTACTAGTTTTCGGGAGCTACCCTAGACATAGCTTTATTCTTTATAGTCTACACAAGTCTACTACAGTCTATAACTACTGTCTATTTGTCCAGTTATGACTATTTCAGGTGCAAAAAAACCAGACCTTTTACAGTCTGGTTCTACATTCGACTGCTGGTGGATTAAGCACGTTTAAAGTTGCCGTGTACAACATTATCCCCGTTCTCTAATGCCCCCATATAATCAGCGTACCATTGAAGCATTTCTCTACGTCCATCGATGTACTGAGCATGGTTATACGTTCCACGGATAGAGTTTTTATCAACGTGCGCTAGCTGTGTCTCAATCCATGCAGTGTTATAGCCTTGTTCGTGTAGGATAGTGCTCATTGTGTGCCTGAATCCGTGACCTGTGGCTCTACCACTGTAGCCCATGCGCCTAATCATCGTATTCAGTGCCATATCTGATATGTGCTTTCGATAATCAGTGCGGCTAGGGAATACATATTGATAACTACCACTGATAGGGTGTATCTGCTTTAGTAAATCAATGACCTGCTCTGATAGCGGAACAATATGAGGGCGGCGCATCTTCATTTTTTCAGCCGGTATTTCCCATACTCCAGTATCAAAGTTAATTTCTGACCATTCCGCCTTTCTCAATTCGCCTGGTCGAACTCCAGTTAATATAAGCACCCTTAATGCCACTCTTACAATCTGGCTTCCCATGTACTTATCAATAGAAGAAAGAAACTCTGGTAATTCAGTTACTGAAAGATGGGCGTAGTGCTCACGCTTATGTGGAACAAAGGCACTGGCTAAATCTGGTGCAGGGTTATACTCTGCCCTACCCGTGATAATGGCGTACTTCCACACCTCGCCACAACGTTGGCGCACTTTCTTTAGTTTCTCAGTTGCTCCGCGCTTTTCCATAATAGAAAGCACTTCAAGTAATTCCATGGGTTTGATTTCGGCAATCGGGCAATGACCTATATAAGGAAATACATCTTTTTTCGAATGCGTCCATCATGTCATCACGATAACCAACAGACCAGCGATCCTTTCTACCCTCATACCATTCAAGGGCAATATTTTTAAAGGTGTTTTCAGTTTGATTAATGGTGGTCGCTTTTTCTGCTTTTCTGGATTCATTTGGATTAATACCATTGGCAACCTGTTTTCGTGATTTGTCTCTTTTCGCTCTTGCTTCATTAAGCGTGACAACAGGATAGATACCTAACGATATCATTTTAGTTTTGTCAGTAAATTAATAGCGATAACGCCAGCCTTTAAAACCGTTAGTTTCAATTAACAAAGATAGCCCGTTGGCATCCGCCAGCGTGTAGAATTTTACTTTTGACTTGCACGCTTGATTGCCATGTCTGTTAGCTTTATAAATCACCAATATTGTAGAAGGGAATTCGATACAACAAATTGCAGAGATTTAGAAAGTCGATAGTCGATTTTATTAGCGTGAGATTTTGTTAGGAGATTGGATTATTACTGAATAATAGGAGATTTCAGAAAACGCTAGGAGATGTTGAAATGGCGGAGGAGGAGAGATTCGAACTCTCGGATGGTTTCCCATCGGCGGTTTTCAAGACCGCTGCCTTCAGCCGCTCGGCCACCCCTCCGCAATGACGTGCACTATAAACATCTGGGCTTTCGATGTAAACCCTTATTTTTATCAATTGCTATAAAAATAGACGCTTAGCGTATCGTTGGGCTAAATTATCGGCATATTTAACAGGTTACTTGGGTTATTGACTATTTTTTGCTAAATTTGCACTCTATTTTTGTTTAGGTAGAAATTTGTATGTTGCGTTTTAACGGTCAAGAAATTGAGACTGATTCACAAGGCTACCTTATTGATAGCCAACAATGGAGCGAGGCGCTTATTCCTCTTCTCGCTGAGCAAGAAAATATTACGCTGACAGAAGAGCACCTTGAAATTGTTCGCTTTGTTCGTGCCTTTTACGAAGAGTTTAACACCTCACCCGCTATTCGTATGCTGGTAAAAGCGGTTTCACAGCAATTTGGAGAGGAAAAAGGAAATAGCCGCTACTTGTATCGACTATTCCCTAAAGGTCCCGCAAAGCAAGCCACGAAACTTGCTGGGTTACCAAAACCTGTCAAATGCATTTAACTCATTACCCTAAAATTAATAGCGGACTGAAAAATCCGCTATTTTTTCAGTTGCCCAGTTTTCGCTAAAATAATGGTCGATTTTTGCTCCAGGGGGACCACCTGCATTAAGCCATTCCTCTACAAAGCAGATATCTTGCTCTGAGCCGTAAATGCCTAGCGCAACGCTGCCATCTTCGCGATTACAAACATATCCTTTTATTCCATTCTGATTAGCCCAATGATATGTTTGATAGCGAAAACCAACCCCTTGTACACGGCCATAAATATAAAACAAACGTCCGGCTGCTTTTGTCATTTTTAGCCCCCTTTATCAGTAGATTATTTATAAATAACCTATTTATTACAGTTGTGTTTTATGCGTTGAACAGATAATCTGAGATCGAGGCACTGCTTTTCATGTTACATATAAGACAGTGTATTGCGTTATGAATAATTGTCCATACATTGGCTTGAAAACGCGGAACACTGCCCAGATATAAAGTTATAGCATAAGCAAGGCTTTTAGGAGGTGGCTATGATGATCACCAGTAAATATGGGATCGGGCAACAAGTTAGACATAAATTACTCGGCTACCTAGGCGTTGTAGTAGATGTTGATGCTGAATACTCGCTCGAACAACCGCATGACGATGATGATATTGCTGCAAACAGCACATTACGTGATTTGCCTTGGTATCACGTTGTTATGGAAGACGATAATGGCGAAGCTATTCATACTTATTTGGCAGAAGCTCAAATTACTTATGAAACCGCTGATGACCATCCAGAACAACCCTCTATGGACGAATTAGCTGAATCTATTCGTTCACAATTACAAGCACCACGCCTACGTAACTAATCCTTTATCGTTCATCCACAGTAAAGCAGCGCGTTAGCTGCTTTACTACGTTATGGCGCTTATTTTTCTAAGCCTAACGCCGGAATTTCTTGTTTTGGACACTTATCCATGACAAATTTCATACCAGCAGACAAAGCGATTTGTTGAGCTTCTTCACTGATAA of the Providencia stuartii genome contains:
- a CDS encoding helix-turn-helix transcriptional regulator is translated as MPTVTTLKENLIRLPEVMRRTGYGKAWIYRLIETGQFPKSVKIGTRSIAFIESEVDEWVANKIAESRTGEVA
- a CDS encoding SDR family NAD(P)-dependent oxidoreductase, with the protein product MKNKHYAVVTGASSGIGREISIKLAERGFNIIAVARRDSLLNELKVELGKINEGIEVVTKSCDLSIIDDAISLYEELKVFDIRVWVNNAGVGYYGKAFSQPIKDTKALLNLNINTLAILSLMFVRDNQNIDGSQLINVSSAGGYTIVPTAVTYCGSKFFVSSFTEGVAHELLNLNAKIKVKLLAPAATKTDFGRVANGVEYYDYDKVFGTYHSSEELADFFIQLYDSNNVVGYVDRESFSFKLLDNKMPYANNNKFNQKI
- a CDS encoding antA/AntB antirepressor family protein, which gives rise to MKNKNMAITGQGGTLPENELAGTFDYLIPVINNRINGKEIQSVSSRKLHSFLKVGRDYTSWIKGRIKQYGFVENIDYIVVENLSSPKRGSTKFRQQFEHDYIVSLNMGKELSMVERNDQGKLARQYFIECEERLRRAAPEEHKAAMQDWRKNRVAACEDHKNMAEAMKGYIERTGDNQKGFAYSNESRFINKLILGVNPTQWAKSKGIKSKEIRDNMSTEQLKLLAYLEARNCAFLDLDTPTAQRKAQLTELAQRWLVQRLEAN
- a CDS encoding acylphosphatase, which codes for MTKAAGRLFYIYGRVQGVGFRYQTYHWANQNGIKGYVCNREDGSVALGIYGSEQDICFVEEWLNAGGPPGAKIDHYFSENWATEKIADFSVRY
- the tssK gene encoding type VI secretion system baseplate subunit TssK, whose amino-acid sequence is MKIYRPLWNEGALLSPQQFQQQAQWEDFTNQGVSGLSSPFTWRIETVELDESLLSSGRLQVHQLRAWLPDGALVDTQVSDITPEPRELNSAALSQTDSLVIVLALPLLQQGIVNVQKKGAFSERALRYREEWVNVSDLFGQDDESMAVARFNIAIRFQHENNEAWQTCPIARLTRDGQGGWIIDRKFIPPMTQFSASRELQERLALLNRQIRSRCQRLMAMRRESNERLADFAVADVSLFWLLNALNSHANVLMNYERYPQRHPEIIWAELTRLAGSLLTFSLEHDLATIPAYVHDDLENTFPPLFDLLSTLLETSLPSRVIALEMTHPDPQTWRASLHDLRLREEADFYLSVRSDKTAWEIAEKFPTLCKIGAPDTVNTLYSKALNGIPLTPVDRVPAALPVRMENQYFALDMEAPEMREMLEEGVCMLYVPSLFGFLELELFAVLRS
- the hspQ gene encoding heat shock protein HspQ → MMITSKYGIGQQVRHKLLGYLGVVVDVDAEYSLEQPHDDDDIAANSTLRDLPWYHVVMEDDNGEAIHTYLAEAQITYETADDHPEQPSMDELAESIRSQLQAPRLRN
- a CDS encoding MerR family transcriptional regulator — its product is MNYSISQFAQLTGFTIYTLRYYEKEGILKSSRQTNNHRYYSEDDIEWVKFITRLKETGMPLKKIKEYSILRNIGSSTSLERMNLLTEHYANLEKQILSLNEHLSNLKLKIQHYQEQLKK
- the tusE gene encoding sulfurtransferase TusE, with protein sequence MLRFNGQEIETDSQGYLIDSQQWSEALIPLLAEQENITLTEEHLEIVRFVRAFYEEFNTSPAIRMLVKAVSQQFGEEKGNSRYLYRLFPKGPAKQATKLAGLPKPVKCI
- the tssL gene encoding type VI secretion system protein TssL, short form; protein product: MNQYIDIDKLMAKTWLMVTQLKYGRYDHDSESLYDTCCQQIDVVKSALGQTKLAPENIEHIIYAQCALLDKTAMELLARGDEEGDAFYAWRVAPLQARYFSSLDAGEALWDRIRSVLGQAQPNDAVLTCFHRVLMLGFSAHEATTEALSPERKLLMDKLTAQISPPESTLPLVIQYHQKFSLKLMRSFGFWSALLLIGITAITWGGQTWLNQLLSVV